CCCCCACCCTTTCTGGCTCTTTATGGGGCTATGGGCGCTGGTCTTAGGTCTTTCTCACGTTTTTGAGGGGGTCTCGGTAACAAAGCCTGGAAGCGATACCACCGTAGCGGTAATGAACCTCATATCCCACAAGGGATTTGAGTGGTCCGTAAAGAGCATGGTAAAGAACTTCGCCGGATTCCCCCCTCTGGGGCTGGTTCTGGTTATGATGATCGGTCTTGGGGTGACCACTAAATCGGGTTTCCTCGAGAACCTGATGAAAAATATCGCTAAAGTTCCTGAAAAATTCCTGATCTTTGCGGTTTTTCTCTTCGGTATCTGCGGTAACCTGGCCTCCGACGCCGCTATCGTCATAGTTCCCCCTCTGACCGGGGCTCTATTTTTCTCCATGAGGAAGAACCCTATTTTCGGCCTTGTGGTCGGATACGGTGCGGTCTGTGCGGGATTTACGGCGAACCTCTTTATCGCCGGAACGGACCTCCTTCTGGCAGGTATCACCACCACCGCCTATCAGATAGTGAAGCCCGGCGGTGAGGTCTACGCTACGGCGAACTACTTCTTCATGGTGGTCTCCACCTTGCTGGTCTCCGCCTTAGGCGCGGTATTCGTCAGCAAGTTCATGATGCCTGTTTTCGGCGAGTGGGACGAGAAGTTCGACAATTGTCAGGCAGCACAGGAGATGCACCACGGTGGCGGCGGTTTTGAGATCTCCGAGAAGGAGAATAAAGCCTTCCGTGCTGCTATGATATTCACAGTGGTATACTGGATAGGGCTTATTTCCTACGCTTTCGTTCCCGGAAGTATCCTCAGAGACCCGGTGAAAGACGTGCTTATCCCCTCTCCCCTCATTCAGGGATTAGTGCCCATCCTTTTGGTCTACTTCATACTGGTCGGCGTGATCTACGGTAAAAAAGCGGGAACCATCAACTCCGCCAAAGAGCTTATAAACTCTATGGTAGAGGGGGTCAGCGGTATGGCCAGTTATATCGTCATAATACTGCCTATCGCTAACTTTATCGCCGCATTTTCCAAGTCTAACATGGCCATCGTCATGGCCGTAAAGCTTGCCGAGTCACTCCAGAACGCCGGTTTTACCGGGTTTAGCTTGCTGGTCATGATAATTTTCTTCTCCACTTTTGTGAATATATTCGTCACCAGTGGATCGACAAAGTGGGCCTTTATGGCCCCTGTGATAGTGCCTATGCTCTACTATCTAGGCTATACCCCCGAGCTGGCACAGCTCCTTTACCGTATAGGCGACTCCTGCACCAACTCCATAACCCCGATGATGCCCTATTTCCCCATCCTTCTGGGATTTGCGTCAAAGTACGATAAAGACGCGGGAATAGGCACCATAGTCGCAAGAGGACTTCCTCTTTCGCTTTTCTTCCTGGTGTTCTGGATCGTTCTGCTCGGAGTATGGTACATGCTGAACCTGCCCCTTGGACCTGGCGTAGGAATATTTATATAGGGTACACTCAAAAGACCTTGGGAGCTTATCCCAAGGTCTTTTTTTGAGAAGTTTGATGAAAAGGTGTATCGTTGAGGTCGAACTATAGGATATGCTTCCTTAGGAAGCTGTCGTTTTTTTTGCCCTATATCCAATTTAGGAGGGGATTTTTTGAACGGAAAGAGCATAGATGGGGGGCTAGGTCGTATCCTGACCTACGTCAGGATATCGGTTACCGACCGATGTAACTTTCGTTGCCGATACTGTATGCCCGAATCGGGAGTCACTCAACTGGATCACAGCCGGATAATGGCCTACGAGGATATGTTGTTTCTCTTCGAGACCCTGGTTTCCCTGGGGGTGAGAAGGGTCAGACTGACCGGAGGAGAGCCTTTCGTGAGGAAGGGTTTTGTTCCCTTTTTAGGGGAGCTTCGTGCCAGATTGCCCCAGCTTTCGGTGGCAATAACCACCAACGGTTCTCTCGTGGAGCCTTTCGCTGAGGAGCTCGGAAAGCTCCAACTGGACGGCATCAGCGTCAGCCTGGATAGCCTGGATGAGGCTGATTTCAGGGATATCACCCGGTGTGGAAGCCTTTCGGACGTGTTGTCCGGGATAAGGGCGTTGAGAAAATACTCGGACAAGGTCAAGCTTAACACCGTCTTGATAAAAGGCTTTAACGATCACCAGCTAGGCGATCTTATCGATTTTGCCCGATCCGAAAGGGTTCTGTTACGGTTTATAGAGTTTATGCCCCTCGATTCTTCGGTTTGGTTTCAAGACTCCTTTCTCTCCGTCGACCACATGATAGGTAGGATTTCCGACGGAGGTGGTTGGACCAGGGAGGGGCCGTCTCTGTCGCCGGATTCGGGCCCTTCGGTCTATTACAGAAACGATAAAACAGGCCAGAGGGTCGGCTTTATCGCAGCGGTGTCTCATCATTTCTGCCATAGTTGTAACAGGCTGAGGATAACCTCCGATGGCGAGGTCCGGCCATGTCTCTTCAGCTCAGAGGGTGAAAGCCTACTTCCTGCCCTCCGAAATAGGGATAGGGAGGAGCTGGTTAGGTCGATCCTCTCTGGTGCTTTGAGAAAGCCGGACTGCTGGACCGACCTGGCGGTCGGGGAAAATCACATGTCCAGAATAGGGGGATAAAAATGGGCTTTACCCATATGGATAAAGAGGGCCATCCCTGGATGGTCGACGTGAGCGATAAAGAGAGGACCGATAGGTCCGCCACCGCGGAGGGTTGGGTTCTCATGTCCCAAGAGATCTCAAGGGCCGTCCTGGAGGGCAAGAATACCAAAGGAGACGTCCTTACGGTCGCTGAGGTCGCAGGAGTGAGCGCGGTGAAGAAAGCCTCAGACCTGATCCCTCTGTGCCACCCTCTCAGGATAGACCACTGCTCGGTGATATGTCAGGTCAAAGACAGAGGGGTCCATATAACCTGTAAGGTCAAGGCAGGGGACGTTACCGGGGTGGAGATGGAGGCCCTGACCGGAGTCTCGGTGGCGGCTCTGACGGTCTACGATATGTGCAAGGCTATGGACAAGGGGATGGAGATAGAGGGAATAAGGCTTCTTGAGAAAACCGGCGGAAAAAGCGGAGACTGGGTCCGAACTGTCTCTCCGCCGAAGGAAAAAGAGCTATCCTCCGGTCTGTCCGTCGGTATCCTGACCGTGAGCGATAAGGGTAGCGTCGGAGAGAGGGTCGATACCTCCGGTCCCGCTCTGGCCCGTTTGGCCGAGGCGGAGGGCTTCTCCCCTGAGGCCTTTGCCCTCGTTCCCGACGACCGATCGGCCATAGCGGAGACCCTGATAGACTGGACCGACAACAAGGATCTCTGTCTGATCCTGATAACCGGCGGCACAGGCCTCTCCCCTAGAGACGTGACCCCCGAGGCGGTGTTATCCGTCGCCGATAGGGAGGTTCCGGGCCTAGGTGAGAGGATGAGGAGCTACTCTCTGGCCTTCACAGATAGGGCGGTTCTCTCCAGGGCCCTGGCTGTAACGAGAGGGAAAACCCTGATCCTCGCTATGCCCGGAAGCGAGAGAGGGGCCAGCCAGTGTTTCAATGGGGTGAAGTCGGTTCTGAGACACGGCATAGACACCTTGAGGGGGCACTCGGAAAACTGCGGTCATTCCCATCCCTAGAGAGAATCTCTAAAAACGCTCATCCTCGGAGAGATCGTTCCGACGGAGCCCATTCGAGCCCGTATAGTCGACATGCCGTAGTGTAGTGCGAATGGGGCGACAGGACGTCGCCCCAAGCCGAGGGGGCACAGGACGTGCCCTCCGAGGCGGTTCGTACGAAACAGGCAGGTCGATTATACGTTCGGGCGAGACAGGGCGCAGGCGGGACGGTCTCTCCGAGGGGACTCGAAGATAAGTTTTTAGAGTTTCCCTAGAGATATCGGAAAGACTAAAACAATCCATTGGCTTTATCTATAAGCTACGGTAGAGAGCCTTCTTGACATAGTTAGTTTTCAAATATACTATATTGACATTAAAATGTGAATGTCCTGTCTTCCGTCGTAGAAGGGGCGGCCAGCGGGATCGAAAAAGAGGAGGGGACAAAGTGGATTCTAAATGGCATTTTCCGTCGACGGTCCAGGAATTGGTCGATGTGGTCGAGAGGGATAACCCCCTTATCCACGGGGGAGGTACAGGTATACCAAGGGCAAAGGTCCGTTCGGCAAAATCGGTGGTAGACCTTTCCAGAATGGGCTGGGATCGTTGCGAGGTGGAGGATGGCTCCATAAGGCTTGGCTCTATGTGTACCTTCTCCAAGGTGGCAAGAGAGCTAGGGGAGCTTCGTCCCGGTCATCTCCTGGTAAGATCTCTGGGAGCTTCTGCTTCGACGGCGCTCAGAAACAGGATTACCTTAGGAGGTAGCGTGGCTTTCTTCCCCCTCTGGTCCGATCTTGTTGGCCCTCTGTTGGCCCTTAGGGCGTCGGTGGATCTGGTAGGAGCCTCCGAGGGGACATATCCCCTGAAGGAGTTCGTCTCCAACCGCTCTATCTTTAAAGGGTCGGTGATCCGCTCGATCTCGATTCCAGACGAAAGCTGGGATAGCTGGTACTACCGAGAGGTTAGGGTCGGATTCGACTATCCCGGCTTCACCGTGGCCATGTTGGCCCGCCGGTCCGATGGATGCCTTGAGGATTTCAGGGCGGTGGTTGTAGGGACCAAAGACAGGTTCTCCATACTGGACGGCGTGATGGACGGTTTTAAGGGCAAAAGGTACGGCGAGATAGACGTCACCTCCCTAGGGGATTCTCTGGAACTGGAGTTTCCCGATAAGAAGTCCGGTTCTGGGGATTACTTTAAGCAGGTGTCGGCGGTCTGGTTCGAGCGTGGACTGTCCGATCTTCTGGAAAGGTAGGGGTCCATATGATAGGTAAGTTTAAGATAAACGGAATAGAGAGCAACCTTACTTTCGAGGACGACGCGACCTTACTCCAGGTGTTGAGGGATTCGGGCCATACCGAAGTCAAAAGGGGCTGTGATACCGGAGACTGCGGTGCCTGTGCGGTCCTCCTCAACGACGAACTTGTCAACTCCTGTAAGGTTTTCGCCGCCTCGGCCGTCGACGGGGAGATAATAACCGTTCAAGGACTGGGAACATTGCACAGGCCTCACGTCATTCAGCAGGCTTTTGTCGACGCTGGCGCGGTACAGTGCGGTTTCTGCACCCCTGGAATGATAATGGCGACCTACGCCTTGCTCTCCAAGAACCTTAACCCCAACGACGACGATATCCGTGTCGCCTTGGACGGCAACAAGTGCCGTTGTACGGGGTACGTAAAGATATTCGATGCCGTGCGCCTCGCCGCCGAAAGGATGAGAGATCATGGATAAAAACTTCTCCTACGTAGGTCAGGACACAGAGAAAGTGGACGGTCTTTCTCTGGTTACCGGTACCGGTCGCTACACCGACGATTTTAGTGGCTCAGGAATCCTCCACGTTGCGATGCTATGCTCTCCCCATCCTCACGCCCTCATAAAGGATATAGATATATCTCAGGCTCAAGCTATGGCCGGTGTGGTGGACGTGCTTTGCTATAAAAACGCCTACGACGATATGCCTAAGGTGGTCCACACCACCGCCGGTCAGGGCTTTCCAGAGCCATCTCCCTACGACTCCTGGCTTTTCGACGACAAGGTCCGTTTCGTAGGCGATCGGGTCGCCGCGGTGGCCGCCGAGACTCTGGACATAGCCAGGGAGGCGGCGTCCAAAATCAAGGTGGAATACGAGCTTTTAGAGCCTCTTTTCGACCCTGAGAGGGCGATGGAGCCCGGGGTTCCTGTGGTTCACGACAGAGACGAGTATATGCCTATACCGGTTCCCTACGATCCCGGAAAGAACCTTATGGCGGAGAAGATATTCACCATAGGGGATGTTGACAAAGGCCTTTCGGAGGCCGAGTTCGTCCTGGATCAGGTCTACCATACCCACTGTGCTCACCACTGTATGATGGAGCCCCACTCGGCCTTTGCCACCTTCGACGATAACGGAAGGCTAGTTATCTACAGCTCCACCAGCGTCCCTTTCCACGTCAGGAGGATCGTCGCCCAGGTGTTGAGCTATCCCCTCAGAAAGATCCACGTCATAAAGCCCAGAGTCGGAGGGGCTTACGGCGGCAAACAGGAGGCCTTTATGGAGCCTTTGGCGGCAAAGTTCGCCCTTAGGACCGGTCGCCCTGTCAAGTTTATCCTCTCCAGAGAGGAGGTCTTTACCTCCTCGAGGACCAGACACGCCATGAGGGTCCACATCACCACAGGGTTCAAAAAGGACGGGACAATGACGGCCCTAAGGATGGACGACCTCATGGACTCGGGGGCCTACGGATCCCACGGC
This genomic interval from Dethiosulfovibrio salsuginis contains the following:
- a CDS encoding AbgT family transporter, yielding MSKEIKKDGVLVKIIRGVEIAGNKLPHPFWLFMGLWALVLGLSHVFEGVSVTKPGSDTTVAVMNLISHKGFEWSVKSMVKNFAGFPPLGLVLVMMIGLGVTTKSGFLENLMKNIAKVPEKFLIFAVFLFGICGNLASDAAIVIVPPLTGALFFSMRKNPIFGLVVGYGAVCAGFTANLFIAGTDLLLAGITTTAYQIVKPGGEVYATANYFFMVVSTLLVSALGAVFVSKFMMPVFGEWDEKFDNCQAAQEMHHGGGGFEISEKENKAFRAAMIFTVVYWIGLISYAFVPGSILRDPVKDVLIPSPLIQGLVPILLVYFILVGVIYGKKAGTINSAKELINSMVEGVSGMASYIVIILPIANFIAAFSKSNMAIVMAVKLAESLQNAGFTGFSLLVMIIFFSTFVNIFVTSGSTKWAFMAPVIVPMLYYLGYTPELAQLLYRIGDSCTNSITPMMPYFPILLGFASKYDKDAGIGTIVARGLPLSLFFLVFWIVLLGVWYMLNLPLGPGVGIFI
- the moaA gene encoding GTP 3',8-cyclase MoaA, giving the protein MNGKSIDGGLGRILTYVRISVTDRCNFRCRYCMPESGVTQLDHSRIMAYEDMLFLFETLVSLGVRRVRLTGGEPFVRKGFVPFLGELRARLPQLSVAITTNGSLVEPFAEELGKLQLDGISVSLDSLDEADFRDITRCGSLSDVLSGIRALRKYSDKVKLNTVLIKGFNDHQLGDLIDFARSERVLLRFIEFMPLDSSVWFQDSFLSVDHMIGRISDGGGWTREGPSLSPDSGPSVYYRNDKTGQRVGFIAAVSHHFCHSCNRLRITSDGEVRPCLFSSEGESLLPALRNRDREELVRSILSGALRKPDCWTDLAVGENHMSRIGG
- the moaCB gene encoding bifunctional molybdenum cofactor biosynthesis protein MoaC/MoaB, with protein sequence MGFTHMDKEGHPWMVDVSDKERTDRSATAEGWVLMSQEISRAVLEGKNTKGDVLTVAEVAGVSAVKKASDLIPLCHPLRIDHCSVICQVKDRGVHITCKVKAGDVTGVEMEALTGVSVAALTVYDMCKAMDKGMEIEGIRLLEKTGGKSGDWVRTVSPPKEKELSSGLSVGILTVSDKGSVGERVDTSGPALARLAEAEGFSPEAFALVPDDRSAIAETLIDWTDNKDLCLILITGGTGLSPRDVTPEAVLSVADREVPGLGERMRSYSLAFTDRAVLSRALAVTRGKTLILAMPGSERGASQCFNGVKSVLRHGIDTLRGHSENCGHSHP
- a CDS encoding FAD binding domain-containing protein, with the protein product MDSKWHFPSTVQELVDVVERDNPLIHGGGTGIPRAKVRSAKSVVDLSRMGWDRCEVEDGSIRLGSMCTFSKVARELGELRPGHLLVRSLGASASTALRNRITLGGSVAFFPLWSDLVGPLLALRASVDLVGASEGTYPLKEFVSNRSIFKGSVIRSISIPDESWDSWYYREVRVGFDYPGFTVAMLARRSDGCLEDFRAVVVGTKDRFSILDGVMDGFKGKRYGEIDVTSLGDSLELEFPDKKSGSGDYFKQVSAVWFERGLSDLLER
- a CDS encoding (2Fe-2S)-binding protein, with translation MIGKFKINGIESNLTFEDDATLLQVLRDSGHTEVKRGCDTGDCGACAVLLNDELVNSCKVFAASAVDGEIITVQGLGTLHRPHVIQQAFVDAGAVQCGFCTPGMIMATYALLSKNLNPNDDDIRVALDGNKCRCTGYVKIFDAVRLAAERMRDHG